One Streptomyces drozdowiczii DNA segment encodes these proteins:
- a CDS encoding polysaccharide pyruvyl transferase family protein, producing MGQSLDGVLDALLRPRTAAGRVLVTGWFSFPDGEVTAGDFLAERAVSDALGRSGVPHESAWSPHFAPGALTLEAAAPDRYEQVLFVCGPVHGDQLARLHERYASCRRTAVGVSVVDPESPAVRGFDRIVARDRDGNGLLADLALSARTRPDKPVVGVALTHGQGEYARRREHDRVAEALYAWLPTKDCAPVEAETRLARDDWRLCRTGDQFLSLLGRLDLVVTDRLHGMVLALSMGVPALVVDPVRGGAKVSAQARVVRWPAVIPGETLTARALDAWWTWCLSPAGRAAAERRRSLLR from the coding sequence ATGGGGCAGAGCCTGGACGGCGTTCTCGACGCGCTCCTGCGTCCGCGCACTGCGGCGGGGCGTGTGCTGGTCACCGGATGGTTCAGTTTCCCGGACGGTGAGGTGACCGCCGGTGACTTCCTCGCGGAGCGTGCGGTCTCCGACGCGCTGGGCCGTTCGGGTGTCCCGCACGAATCCGCCTGGAGCCCGCACTTCGCCCCCGGGGCCCTGACCCTGGAGGCCGCGGCCCCCGACCGGTACGAACAGGTGCTCTTCGTCTGCGGTCCTGTGCACGGGGACCAGCTCGCCCGGCTGCACGAGCGCTATGCCTCGTGCCGGCGGACCGCCGTCGGGGTGAGCGTGGTGGACCCGGAGTCCCCGGCGGTACGCGGGTTCGACCGGATCGTGGCCCGCGACCGCGACGGCAACGGGCTCCTGGCCGACCTGGCGCTCTCCGCGCGCACCCGGCCGGACAAGCCCGTGGTGGGCGTCGCCCTCACGCACGGCCAGGGCGAGTACGCGCGGCGGCGCGAGCACGACCGGGTCGCCGAGGCGCTGTACGCCTGGCTGCCCACCAAGGACTGCGCGCCGGTCGAGGCGGAGACCCGGCTGGCCCGCGACGACTGGCGGCTGTGCCGGACCGGCGACCAGTTCCTCTCCCTGCTCGGGCGGCTGGACCTCGTGGTCACGGACCGCCTGCACGGGATGGTCCTGGCGCTGAGCATGGGCGTACCGGCTCTGGTGGTGGATCCGGTGCGCGGCGGGGCCAAGGTGTCCGCGCAGGCGAGGGTGGTGCGCTGGCCCGCGGTGATCCCGGGCGAGACGCTGACC